Proteins co-encoded in one Chaetodon auriga isolate fChaAug3 chromosome 9, fChaAug3.hap1, whole genome shotgun sequence genomic window:
- the gfpt2 gene encoding glutamine--fructose-6-phosphate aminotransferase [isomerizing] 2, producing MCGIFAYLNYRVPRTRKEIFETLVKGLQRLEYRGYDSAGIAVDGPNKTLTDINSNTICLIKKKGKVKALDEELYEKDSLDLDEEMCTHFGLAHTRWATHGEPSALNSHPHRSDKDNEFVVIHNGIITNYKELKEYLITKGYEFESETDTEVIPKLIKYVYDNRESDNITFSTLVERVIQQLEGAFALVFKSRHFPGEAVSTRRGSPLLIGVRSEHELLTENIPIQYNSVHFKEGVQERNNHNRPDCSNAINSVGDGRAVEYYFASDASAIIEHTNKVLYMEDDDIAVVTGGSLSIHRVNRRAGEDPVRAIQTLQMELQQIMKGNFDSFMQKEIFEQPESVVNTMRGRICFDSNTVVLGGLKDHLKEIMRCKRLIMIGCGTSFHAAVATRQILEELTELPVMVELASDFLDRSTPVFRDDVCFFISQSGETADTLMALRYCKNHGALTVGITNTVGSSICRETDCGVHVNAGPEIGVASTKAYTSQFVALIMFALMMSEDRLSLQLRRQEIINGLRMLPELIKEVLSLDEKIKDIANELYQQRSLLVMGRGFNYATCLEGALKIKEITYMHSEGILAGELKHGPLALIDKDMPVIMIIMRDSCYTKCQNALQQVTARSGRPIVLCCQDDPEMTKNAYQTIELPHTVDCLQGILSVIPLQLLSFHLAVLRGYDVDFPRNLAKSVTVE from the exons gtATCGCTGTGGACGGCCCCAACAAGACGTTAACTGACATCAACAGCAACACCATCTGCCTGATCAAGAAGAAGGGGAAGGTCAAAGCTCTGGATGAGGAGCTATATG AGAAAGACTCGCTGGACCTGGACGAGGAGATGTGCACACACTTCGGCCTCGCTCACACTCGCTGGGCCACACACGGAGAGCCCAGCGCTCTCAACAGCCACCCTCATCGCTCTGACAAAGATAATg AGTTTGTCGTCATCCACAACGGCATCATCACCAACTACAAAGAGCTAAAAGAGTACCTG ATCACCAAAGGATATGAGTTCGAGTCAGAGACAGACACGGAGGTGATCCCAAAATTGATCAAATACGTCTATGACAACCGAGAGAGTGACAACATCACCTTCTCCACCCTGGTAGAGAGGGTCATCCAGCAGCTG GAGGGCGCCTTCGCTCTGGTGTTTAAAAGCCGTCACTTCCCTGGAGAGGCTGTGTCCACCAG GAGAGGAAGTCCATTGCTCATTGGTGTGCGAAGCGAGCATGAGCTGTTGACCGAAAACATTCCCATCCAGTACAACAGTG TCCACTTCAAGGAGGGAGTCCAGGAGAGGAACAACCATAACCGTCCTGACTGCTCCAACGCCATCAACTCTGTGGGGGATGGCAGGGCTGTGGAGTATTACTTCGCTTCTGACGCCAG TGCCATCATTGAACACACCAACAAGGTGCTGTACATGGAGGATGACGACATTGCAGTGGTGACTGGCGGGAGCCTCTCCATCCACAGGGTGAACCGACGGGCTGGTGAGGATCCAGTGAGGGCCATCCAGACCCTGCAGATGGAGCTGCAACAGATCATGAAAG GCAACTTTGATTCCTTCATGCAAAAGGAGATCTTTGAGCAGCCAGAGTCAGTCGTCAACACCATGAGAGGCCGGATTTGCTTTGACTCCAACACAG TGGTTCTCGGTGGCCTGAAGGATCACCTGAAAGAAATAATGCGCTGCAAACGGCTAATCATGATTGGCTGTGGCACAAGCTTCCATGCTGCAGTGGCT ACCAGACAGATCCTCGAGGAGCTGACGGAGCTGCCTGTCATGGTGGAGCTGGCAAGCGACTTCCTGGACCGCAGCACACCGGTTTTCAGGGACGATGTTTGCTTCTTCATCAGCCAGTCAG gagagacagcagacacCCTGATGGCATTACGCTACTGCAAGAACCATGGGGCTCTGACAGTTGGTATAACCAACACTGTGGGCAGCTCCATCTGTAGAGAAACAGACTGCGGAGTCCATGTCAATGCTGGGCCTGAGATAGGAGTGGCTAGCACCAAG GCCTACACCAGTCAGTTTGTGGCCCTCATCATGTTTGCCCTGATGATGAGTGAGGACAGGCTCTCCCTGCAGCTGAGAAGGCAAGAGATCATCAATGGCCTCAGGATGCTTCCAG AGCTGATAAAGGAGGTGTTGTCcttggatgagaagatcaagGACATCGCCAATGAACTTTATCAGCAAAGGTCTCTTCTGGTCATGGGCCGAGGATTCAACTACGCCACCTGCCTAGAGGGGGCGCTG aaaatcAAGGAGATCACTTACATGCACTCAGAGGGCATCCTGGCTGGGGAGCTGAAGCACGGTCCCCTGGCACTTATAGACAAAGACATGCCAGTAATCATGATCATCATGAGAGACTCCTGCTACACCAAGTGCCAGAATGCTCTACAACAAGTCACTGCCAGATCG GGTCGGCCCATTGTCCTCTGTTGCCAGGATGACCCTGAGATGACTAAGAATGCCTACCAGACCATCGAGCTGCCACATACTGTGGACTGTCTGCAGGGCATCCTCAGTGTCATCCCCCTGCAGCTCCTGTCCTTCCACTTGGCCGTCCTACGAGGATATGAC GTTGACTTCCCCAGAAACTTGGCCAAGTCTGTGACTGTGGAATAA